Proteins encoded in a region of the Nitrospirota bacterium genome:
- the holB gene encoding DNA polymerase III subunit delta', producing MPFRDCIGHQQSIALLQAAVTHQRLAHAYLFHGEEAIGKQLTAIRLAQALNCEQPPVAEGIDSCGTCRSCQQIEARTHPDFFVIEPDPEQATRQIKIEQVRDIEHQIMYRPLIGERKICLINDADRMTIGAANALLKTLEEPPAHSLFLVISSRPAALPATIRSRCQALRFTTPARTQVEAALILTGNIPPADARFLAIISEGRIGEALTAEVKDTRARQQELVNLVRPESLQSIGSILTSAEAIAKADRAQDILAWLARWIRDLVLIQVGGDRDQLLYLDDLATLEAYAQQANTDLLLDLLREIEMTEQRATRHLNLHMALEMILLRLRDAVALSSVPLSI from the coding sequence ATGCCCTTTCGCGATTGTATCGGACATCAACAATCCATCGCACTGCTGCAGGCTGCCGTCACCCATCAACGATTGGCGCATGCCTATCTGTTCCACGGTGAAGAGGCGATCGGGAAACAATTGACGGCGATTCGTCTGGCGCAAGCACTCAACTGTGAACAGCCTCCTGTCGCGGAAGGGATCGACAGTTGTGGCACCTGCCGATCCTGTCAACAGATCGAAGCCCGCACGCACCCGGACTTTTTCGTCATCGAGCCGGACCCGGAACAGGCCACCAGGCAAATTAAGATCGAGCAAGTCCGCGACATCGAACATCAGATCATGTACCGTCCGCTCATCGGCGAGCGGAAAATCTGCCTGATCAATGACGCCGACCGCATGACCATCGGCGCGGCCAACGCGCTCCTCAAAACACTGGAAGAGCCACCAGCCCATAGTCTCTTCCTCGTCATCTCGAGCCGCCCCGCCGCCCTCCCGGCGACCATCAGGTCGCGCTGTCAGGCCCTTCGCTTTACAACACCGGCTCGCACACAAGTGGAAGCCGCGCTCATCCTGACAGGCAACATCCCCCCCGCGGATGCGCGATTCCTCGCCATCATCAGCGAAGGCCGCATCGGGGAAGCCCTGACCGCCGAGGTGAAAGACACGCGCGCGCGTCAACAGGAACTGGTGAACTTGGTCCGCCCAGAATCCTTGCAATCGATCGGGTCCATCCTGACCTCGGCGGAAGCGATTGCGAAAGCCGACCGCGCCCAGGACATACTCGCCTGGCTGGCCCGCTGGATCCGCGACCTCGTCCTGATTCAAGTCGGAGGAGACCGCGACCAGCTGCTCTATCTTGACGATCTTGCGACATTGGAAGCCTACGCCCAACAGGCCAACACCGACTTGCTGTTGGACCTGCTCCGTGAAATTGAAATGACCGAGCAACGCGCGACCAGGCACCTCAATCTCCACATGGCGTTGGAAATGATTCTGCTCCGCCTGCGCGACGCGGTCGCCCTGTCGTCCGTCCCTCTATCAATCTAG
- the tmk gene encoding dTMP kinase, producing the protein MGTKRPKTHGHFITLEGVEGSGKSTQIRHLADVLTQAGYRVLQTREPGGTATAEAIRQILLTASSQDPVTPQTEALLVLAARHQHVTHLIEPALRRGTVVLCDRFSDSTLAYQGYARGLDLQWLRAANAVAANGLTPDLTLVLDLPISVGLARRRADHGAQNRLDRETERFHRKVRRGFLTLAAEEPRRMTIVNANRPVQDVQDELAEIVLGWMTRQGRPPRRRS; encoded by the coding sequence ATGGGGACAAAGAGGCCGAAGACGCACGGTCATTTCATTACGCTCGAGGGGGTCGAAGGCAGTGGGAAAAGCACCCAAATCCGTCACCTCGCTGACGTGCTGACTCAAGCGGGCTATCGCGTGCTCCAAACCAGAGAGCCGGGTGGCACGGCAACCGCCGAAGCGATTCGACAGATCCTCCTCACCGCCTCATCGCAGGACCCCGTGACACCTCAAACCGAAGCCCTGCTGGTCCTCGCGGCAAGACATCAACATGTTACCCATCTCATCGAGCCGGCATTACGACGTGGCACCGTGGTGCTCTGCGACCGGTTCTCCGATTCCACGCTGGCCTACCAGGGATACGCACGGGGCCTCGACCTTCAGTGGTTGCGGGCGGCCAACGCCGTCGCGGCCAACGGACTCACGCCGGACCTCACCCTCGTCCTCGACCTCCCGATTTCCGTGGGCCTGGCCAGGCGGCGAGCTGATCATGGAGCGCAGAATCGGCTAGACCGTGAGACAGAACGTTTTCACCGAAAGGTGCGCCGGGGATTTTTGACGCTCGCAGCCGAAGAACCTCGCCGCATGACCATCGTGAATGCCAATCGGCCCGTGCAAGATGTCCAGGACGAGCTCGCCGAGATCGTGCTAGGCTGGATGACTCGACAAGGTCGCCCGCCACGCCGCCGGAGCTAA
- the glmU gene encoding bifunctional UDP-N-acetylglucosamine diphosphorylase/glucosamine-1-phosphate N-acetyltransferase GlmU, translating to MSRSRTAEVSKKKQPIAMNRQGTIAGLAVVVMAAGRGTRMRSKQVKVLHPVAGQAMVLYSVGLGLRVAGDRVAVVVGHQADEVRQVIDSATSTVKSGSSVAIVEQREQLGTGHAVLQSRSAFAVGKRGAPSSYLILNGDTPLLQDKTVRELLRVHQAERATVTILTAVLEDASGYGRVVRTHSAERAVSRIVEDRDANDGERAIREINVGTYVVDGEFLFSALEKLDPSNAQGEYYLTDIVRLAAEQGRPVAAVVLDNPDEGLGVNTRRQLATAEQVVRQQIRERWLDAGVTMIDPASTWIDATVTIGKDTVLYPNVTLEGTTVIGEDSVLRSYSRLTNCTVGNRVEILDHCLFTDSQIEDDAHLGPFVHLRPGVVVRKKAKVGNFVEMKKTDLGEGSKANHLSYLGDATIGKGVNIGAGTITCNYDGVHKFQTVIGDGVFLGSDTQLIAPVTVGARAIIAAGTTVTQDVPADALVIARVPQVNRAGWAARRRVLAMQAQVGPVSSSLSTKSLPKNQSKKRR from the coding sequence ATGAGCCGTTCACGAACCGCTGAAGTCTCGAAAAAGAAACAGCCGATTGCCATGAACCGGCAGGGAACGATCGCCGGTCTTGCCGTGGTCGTCATGGCGGCCGGGCGTGGGACACGTATGAGGTCAAAGCAGGTGAAGGTGCTGCATCCAGTGGCAGGCCAGGCGATGGTGCTCTATTCGGTGGGGCTCGGATTGCGCGTCGCAGGGGATCGCGTGGCAGTCGTGGTGGGGCATCAGGCCGATGAGGTTCGGCAGGTCATCGACTCCGCGACGTCAACAGTGAAGAGCGGCTCCTCAGTGGCGATTGTTGAGCAGCGTGAGCAATTAGGGACAGGCCACGCGGTCTTGCAGAGCCGTTCGGCATTTGCAGTGGGCAAACGGGGCGCCCCATCGAGCTATCTGATTCTGAACGGCGACACGCCGCTGCTTCAGGACAAGACCGTACGCGAGCTCCTGCGTGTGCATCAGGCGGAACGAGCGACCGTGACTATTCTGACGGCGGTCCTTGAGGACGCGAGTGGCTACGGGCGAGTCGTGCGTACCCATTCGGCCGAGCGGGCAGTCTCTCGTATCGTCGAGGATCGTGATGCCAACGACGGGGAGCGGGCGATTCGCGAAATCAACGTGGGGACCTATGTGGTCGACGGGGAGTTCCTTTTCAGCGCGTTGGAAAAGCTCGACCCGAGCAATGCCCAAGGGGAATATTATTTGACGGATATCGTCCGTCTCGCTGCGGAGCAGGGACGGCCTGTGGCCGCAGTGGTCCTCGACAATCCCGACGAAGGGCTTGGCGTGAATACGCGCCGACAGCTTGCGACAGCTGAACAGGTGGTGCGGCAGCAGATTCGTGAACGATGGCTCGATGCCGGGGTGACGATGATCGATCCGGCTTCAACCTGGATTGACGCGACGGTCACGATTGGAAAAGACACCGTGCTCTATCCCAACGTAACGCTCGAAGGCACGACGGTCATCGGGGAAGATTCTGTGCTGCGTTCCTACAGCAGGCTGACGAATTGTACCGTTGGTAATCGTGTGGAGATTCTCGATCATTGCTTGTTTACAGACTCTCAAATTGAAGACGACGCACATCTGGGGCCCTTTGTTCATCTGCGGCCCGGTGTGGTGGTGCGGAAGAAGGCGAAGGTTGGGAATTTCGTCGAGATGAAGAAGACCGATTTGGGCGAAGGATCGAAGGCAAACCATCTGAGTTATCTGGGAGACGCAACAATCGGAAAAGGGGTCAACATTGGCGCCGGCACCATCACCTGTAACTACGACGGCGTGCACAAATTTCAGACCGTGATCGGAGATGGGGTCTTTCTCGGCAGCGATACGCAGTTGATCGCGCCGGTAACGGTGGGGGCGAGAGCCATCATCGCAGCCGGCACGACGGTGACGCAGGATGTGCCTGCGGATGCATTGGTGATTGCGCGGGTGCCTCAAGTGAACCGGGCTGGGTGGGCTGCGCGCCGACGGGTGTTGGCGATGCAAGCTCAGGTTGGCCCCGTATCGTCGTCACTGTCGACGAAGAGTCTTCCCAAGAACCAGTCGAAAAAGCGGAGGTAG
- a CDS encoding DUF502 domain-containing protein — translation MLKTSLKRYFLTGLLVIIPIWGTVLILKTLFVAVDGILGDLLVRLVPSHYVPGLGILALILLVFMAGLFATNFMGRQIVKWWEEFLNRVPLVRGIYSTLKSMMDIVSFSDQPSYNRVVLIQFPKNGHYCFAFVTGVTKGRMQDLAQEPLIHVYVPTSPNPTSGYFLLVPEHEVTAVDMTVEEAMKLIVSGGLCSPSSSMASAVTAATKQGMVKQPEVGVPIG, via the coding sequence ATGCTGAAAACCTCGCTAAAACGCTACTTTCTGACGGGTCTGCTCGTGATCATCCCCATCTGGGGAACCGTCCTCATTTTGAAGACCCTGTTCGTGGCCGTCGATGGCATTCTGGGGGATCTCCTGGTCCGGCTGGTGCCGAGTCATTATGTGCCAGGGCTGGGGATTCTGGCGTTGATCCTGTTGGTTTTTATGGCCGGGCTGTTCGCCACCAACTTTATGGGTCGGCAAATTGTAAAATGGTGGGAGGAGTTCCTGAATCGTGTGCCGCTCGTGCGGGGCATCTACTCGACGTTAAAGTCCATGATGGACATTGTGTCGTTCTCTGATCAGCCCTCATATAACCGCGTCGTCCTGATTCAGTTTCCCAAAAATGGCCATTATTGCTTTGCCTTTGTGACGGGTGTGACCAAAGGGAGGATGCAAGATCTTGCGCAGGAGCCGCTGATCCACGTGTATGTGCCGACGTCCCCGAATCCGACGTCTGGTTATTTCCTCTTGGTGCCGGAGCATGAAGTCACCGCTGTTGATATGACTGTTGAGGAGGCGATGAAGCTGATCGTTTCAGGTGGGCTCTGCTCTCCCTCCTCTTCCATGGCATCGGCGGTGACGGCTGCGACGAAGCAGGGGATGGTGAAACAGCCCGAAGTGGGAGTGCCGATTGGATGA